From Capra hircus breed San Clemente chromosome 1, ASM170441v1, whole genome shotgun sequence:
GAAGTTCCTGTACGGTCCTTGGTGGGGCACGCACCCAGTGGGAGTCGGGTGTCAGACCTGCACAGGCAGCGTCTGGTTCATCTGCAGCCGCATGTCCTGGATACTGCTGAGGATCTTCTTCTGGTGGCCCGCCAAGGTGACCCCGATCCGGAGCAGGTCTCTGCAGAGGGGCCAAGGGCAGCGTCAGTgcctcccctcctgcccaccaCTCAGGCCCAGCTCGGAGTCCCCAGCCCCGGCCCTCCAAATGTGAGGCACACTCACTCTGCAGTCATCTGGGCCACCAGGTCAAAGGATGCAAACCCCGCACTGACAAAGCTCTCCTTGTACCGCCCCATCTTGATGGCGTCTAGCCAGTCACCAACTGTTGTGAAGGTGGTGTAGTCGGGGACTGTGCGGTCCAGGAGGGGTTGTGACATGCTGTGGGAAGAAGAGGGGACCTGATGAGTCCTGATGTTGGGGGAAGCAGGTTAGGGCTGCTGGCTTGGGAGCAGAGGCTGAGGTACTGACCCAGACTGGGCACTGGCGATGACCTTAAGGCTGGCGGCATTACGAATGAGCTTGTCCAGGGTGTTGACGATCTGGGAGAATTTGGGCCTGAGGTTCCGGTCCCGCACCCAGCAGTCCAGCATGAGCTGGTGCAGTGCTGTGGGGCAGTCCATGGGTGGGGGCAGCCGGTAATCCTGCTCCACGGCATTGATGACCTGAGCCAAGAGCCAGGAACCCTGGAGTGAGCCACCACTTGGCTCCCCAGCAGCTCCCACCCACCCGAGCGCTCTGGCAGGTCCAACTCACATCCTGGTTGCTCATGTCCCAGTAGGGTCGCTCGCCGTAGCTCATGACCTCCCACATGACGATGCCATAGCTCCAGACGTCACTAGCAGAGGTGAACTTCCGATAGGCTATGGCCTCTGGGGCGGTCCAGCGGATGGGGATCTTCCCGCCCTGGTGAGGGGGGCACACGCCCTTCACCCTATGTCTCGGGGCTGGTCCccagcccagagcccctgcctggTTGGCCCCGCCCCCAGTCTCCCTCCCAGCTGCTTCCTGTACCAGGGAGCTGGTGTAGGTGGGATCAGAGGGGTCATCCTCCAAGAAGCGGGAGAGGCCGAAGTCTGAGACTTTGCAGACCAGGTTGCTGTTAACGAGGATGTTGCGGGCAGCCAGGTCACGGTGGACGTAGTTCATCTCGGACAGGTACTTCATGCCGGCAGCAATGCCTCGCAACATGCCCACCAGCTGGATGACTGTGAACTGTCCATCGTTGAGCTGGAGACAGTTAGGAGGCTCAGGAGGCGGCCCATCCCCTGCTGCCTGGCCCTGGCTCCGTCCAggacctgcctgcctgcccacctTCCCAGGTCCTTCAAGACCACGCCTCGTCTACCCCTCTGACCACATCCACTGTGCACTGAGAGTAAGGAGCTGCCCTCCTGTGTGGCCAGCATCTGTATATATCACCGATTAACCCCTGTGAGGACCCACTTCTATTTTACAACCAAGgcagctgagactcagagaggttaagtaaagcctgaggtcacacaggcaGCAGTGGGGCAGAGTCAGGATGAGAAAGCTGGTCTTCTTGGCTCTGAAGGTCCAGCTCTCTCCCTGCACTGGGCCACCTCAGCAAATATTTGGGCTTGTATAGGGTCTGTCTGACTTGTGGGAGCGAGTGGCTTACCCAACCTAGCTGTCTAGGGAGTGGAAGGGGGTTCTTACCCGAAGGAAGGAGTCCAGGGCGCAATTCTCCATGAACTCAGTGAGGATCATGACTGGCCGACTTTTGGTGACCACGCCCTCCAGCCGGATTATGTTGGGGTGGTCAAACTGACCCATGATGGAGGCCTCGCTGAGGAAGTCCCGCCGCTGCCTCTCCGTGTAACCCACCTTCAGGGTCTTGATAGCCACAAACACCTCCCGGCGGCCGGGCTGTTTCAGCCGACCCCGGCACACTTCTCCAAACTCCCCTGCACAGCACAGGGCACAGGTACTAAGCTATTTGTGTACCTAACTGGCCTCCACCCTCCCCCAGGGGTAACCGtcagcctctcctccccactGTGCGCCCCAACAGACTCACCAGCTCCAATCACCTCCTCTATCTTGACGCAGGACACATCAATCTCCTTAGCAAATTCCCGCACAGCCTCGTTAGGGTCTTCATAGGTAAAGGGGTCAATATAAACCTTCATTCCAGGAGCAACTACAGGAAGAAAAGGTGGGCATGAGAGGGAGCCAGATCCTTGGGCTGAGGACAGTGAGGGAATTCTGCCACCCAGATCCTGCCCCAGTCTTCCTCCCTATCCCCTGACCCCATAGGAGCACATTCCCAACCTCCCTGCTAAGCCTGCTCTGTATTCCTTTCTGATGAAGCTAGAGCTCCCCTGTCCCCACCCTCCACTGTCCCCTTGGTGAGAACTAGCAACCATAAAGCCTAGACACCTAGTATTCTCCTTTCTCCCTCATCTCTCATCACGTCAAAGCCTGTTTCAGACCCATCCCTCCCCTCATTccctctgcccctgaccttgcCAGGCCGTCAACACCCAGACTACTGCAATAGCCGCCCAGCTGGGCCCTCTGCCTCTGGACTTTTCTCACCTATCTAGCCCGCATACCTGTCTTTCTACAACAATGCTTTCATTGTATTGCTCCCCAGCTTGAGAGCCTTTCAGATTACCTATGGTGCAGTCAAGTCCaaactcctctgcctgcctttcacGACCCTTCAAGGACTGGTCGCAACTACCCAGCCTGGCTTCCCAGCAGCTGTCAAACCAGTCTTCTCACTGCCCCCACAGTTGGGCATTCTCTCCACCTCACCCACTACCTTCCAGAGACTCCTCTAGCCCAGAATGCTCCCCCTTCCACCTCTCTAAACCCCGCTAAATCTCACCTGTCTCAGCTCAGCCCAAGGCTacctcctccagaaagccttcctctctTCTGAACTCTCACTGCCCTCTGTAGCAGGAACCCCCGACTTAACACTGAATTGTTCTCTCATTGTTTCCTGTGTGTGCGTATGCTGTCTTTCTCACAAGACTAACTACCCCTAGGACAGGGGTCACATCTCACTCATATCTGGGGCCAGCAGGAGTGAGGTAGGGGCTCAGGAAATGGCACTTAATTAGAAGCAGGATGGGGCAGCCAGGGGAGGAGTTAAAGGAATGAAGTCCCAGCCAGGGAAGAGGGTATCCCCAAGCCCTGCAGGGCCCAAGGGAGCTTTGGGAGGTGGGAATGAGGAGACAGACTCACTGTATTGCTGCAGCTTCTCCGTATACTCCGAATCAGAGCTGTGCCGCTGCTTCCtagggggaaggggagaagggaggcCTGAGACAAGTCCAGGCTCCCTCGGTTCAGGGAACCCTTGGGCTCATAGGAGGGGCAGAGTGCACAGGGGATGGCCCAGTGCCTGGTCCCATGGTCAGTGGTTACAGCTGCCTCTGGGTCTGTGGGCAAGAGGCTCCGTGGACATGATCCCGGAGGGAAtctggggacagggaggggacAGAATGAAGACATGGGTGTGGACTGGAAAGGGCCTCTCCAGCAATGACACCCTGGGCCTAGGAAGGCTGTGGTTCCAGGTCTAATGTGGGTGATGGTCATGCATGTGCTGAGAGGTTTCAAGGGCACTAAAGGAATGCTCCAGTGGACCCCGAGCCCATCAGTACCTGAGGCAGACGACAGCGATGACCACCACAGCCACTACGAAGACCAGCCCAGCCGTGGCTGAGCCCACGATGAGGGGGAGTTGCTCCTGGAGCTGCTGGGCACCGGAGCCTAGAGACGAGGGGGAGGCACAGGTGAGTGGAGGGGTGGCAAGCGTGGGCAGTGCGGGGACAGGTGTGGGGGGACATGTACCTCTCTCGCTTGTGGTCTCAAACTCAGCTGGGTGGCTGTATTGCCCATAGCCAGCTACTGTGCGGGCACGGACCTGGACCACGTAGCGGGCGTCGGGCCGTAGCCCGTCCAGCTGCACGGAGTTCTTCTGGCTGGTCACGGTGGAGGCGATGCCCTCACTCTGCAACGCCAGGAGGACACTGAGTCTCAGTGGGTCCTGACGTCCCTTGGTCCCTGCCCAGCCTCCTCAGTGCCCAAAGCTTCCCTCCCAGGGGCCCCCGACACTATCTGGGGCGGTCTTCTTGCCCAGGGCTTCTTCCTGCCCCGTGGGGCTCTGACCTTCTCAAAGTACTTCATCTCGTAGTCCAGGATGACTCCGTTGGGCCGCTCTGGGGGTGCCCAGGACAGGGTCAGGCTGCTCCCGGAGCTGCTGTGCAGGCGCAGTGTCGGCACTTCggagggggctggggaaggggtggggctcAGCACGGGCTTCTCGGGCTCTGGCATCCTCCCCAAGGACCCAGTTCCCAGGGGCCCCCCGGTGGTCCATGGGCAGGCCCCAGACAACTCCGCTCTGGGTGGGGGAAGATGAACCAGGCCCTACCCTCCCGTGTGCCCTCCTCACCAGCCTGGTTGGTGGTGATATTCACAGCCGCATAGCGAGGGGGCAGAGGGCTCTTGCCGGAGACGCCGTTGACCGCCTGCACCTCGAAGGTGTAGCGCGTGTGGGCCAGCAGGTGGCTGACGTGCACCCGGCGCTCGGTCAGGCCCAGCTGCCGAGGCACAAACTCCACGTTGTCATCACAGCGTGAGCAGGTCATGGTCCCCGGGCCCCCATGGCACTTCTTGCagatgacattgtagaggaggtcATCCCGGCCACCCAGGTCCCGGGGCTCACTCCACTCAAGGATCAGTGAGGTCTCATTCACATTAGAGATCACACCCCGGGGCGGAGATGGCACAGCTGTGGGGAAGATGAGGGGGAGAGCAGTGAGCTGGGGTCCCGGGACCACCCTCTGCCCAGAGTGCCTGTGTTCTCCAAGCTGCTTCCTGCCTCTGCTTTTGCCTCTGCTTTCATATGCAGAATACCCTTCCTATGCCTCTTCACACTCCTATTTGGGCACACTCCTATTTGGCCTTTAAGGCTCAACTTGAGAGGTCACCTCCTCTTGGAAACCTTCCTTGATTCCTCCTCTCCCCATCCTCTGTACTCCCGTAACCATTCCTGGGCATCCCTCCAGCTTTGCATTTAGCACATTATACGGTTGTTatctgtttccacatctgtttctCCCACCAGGTTGCAAGTTCCTAGGACAGTTGACTGCATCATTCCTGGCGCCTGGCAATGCCTGGCACCAAAGGCCAGAGTAGAGAGAAAGCAGAATACCAGGCTGCCCCAGGGATGTGAGGCCCCCTCTCTGGCTGGAGCTGGACCAAAAGAATAGCAGTCCTAGACAGAAGAACCAGCAGTAAACTGGAGGGTCCTAGACAGTTCCTGATACCTGGCTAGGAGCTAGCAGATGCTTATTAAGTATTGGTGGAGGGCTAAGCCTTTCAGTTCACCTGGATTCCGGCTCAGGGGCTGGTCACGTCCTACCTGCGCCATGGTTGAGCACAACATCTAACCTCcaccctgagcctcagtgtccccatctggAAAGTGGAGATATTCATAGAGACTGTTTAGGCATCCCCAGCCTGGCCTGCAGAGGAGAACATGAAGATGCGCCACCACTCACTGGTACAGGCACTGTCTGCGGAGTCGGAGTCTGCGCGGTAGAAGTTGTTATGGCAGGTGCAGATGCCAGCGGCTGGTGAAGTGGTGCGGCTATTGGGTGGACAGGGGAGGCAGGGCCCTTCTCCCTGCTTTGCCTTGTAGCTCCCGGGGGGACAGGCTGTGGGGGAGAAGAGGATGGAAGTCTCAGCTCCCTTTCCTGCAGACACAACCCTCCACACCTCCATGGGAATCTGGCCCTTCCCCAGCACAGGTCTTGGCCCTCCACCTCCCAGACTGTGCGGCCCATGCTAGTATTGCCTAACTCTGACTGCAGCTACAAAAGGCAAACCCCAAGTCAGCGgattcctccccacccctcccccacccccacccctggggccT
This genomic window contains:
- the EPHB3 gene encoding ephrin type-B receptor 3 → MARARPPPPPLPPGLLPLLSPLLLLPLLLPAGCRALEETLMDTKWVTSELAWTSHPESGWEEVSGYDEAMNPIRTYQVCNVRESSQNNWLRTGFIWRRDVQRVYVELKFTVRDCNSIPNIPGSCKETFNLFYYEADSDVASASSPFWMENPYVKVDTIAPDESFSRLDTGRVNTKVRSFGPLSKAGFYLAFQDQGACMSLISVRAFYKKCASTTAGFALFPETLTGAEPTSLVIAPGTCIANAVEVSVPLKLYCNGDGEWMVPVGACTCATGHEPAAKESQCRPCPPGSYKAKQGEGPCLPCPPNSRTTSPAAGICTCHNNFYRADSDSADSACTTVPSPPRGVISNVNETSLILEWSEPRDLGGRDDLLYNVICKKCHGGPGTMTCSRCDDNVEFVPRQLGLTERRVHVSHLLAHTRYTFEVQAVNGVSGKSPLPPRYAAVNITTNQAAPSEVPTLRLHSSSGSSLTLSWAPPERPNGVILDYEMKYFEKSEGIASTVTSQKNSVQLDGLRPDARYVVQVRARTVAGYGQYSHPAEFETTSERGSGAQQLQEQLPLIVGSATAGLVFVVAVVVIAVVCLRKQRHSSDSEYTEKLQQYIAPGMKVYIDPFTYEDPNEAVREFAKEIDVSCVKIEEVIGAGEFGEVCRGRLKQPGRREVFVAIKTLKVGYTERQRRDFLSEASIMGQFDHPNIIRLEGVVTKSRPVMILTEFMENCALDSFLRLNDGQFTVIQLVGMLRGIAAGMKYLSEMNYVHRDLAARNILVNSNLVCKVSDFGLSRFLEDDPSDPTYTSSLGGKIPIRWTAPEAIAYRKFTSASDVWSYGIVMWEVMSYGERPYWDMSNQDVINAVEQDYRLPPPMDCPTALHQLMLDCWVRDRNLRPKFSQIVNTLDKLIRNAASLKVIASAQSGMSQPLLDRTVPDYTTFTTVGDWLDAIKMGRYKESFVSAGFASFDLVAQMTAEDLLRIGVTLAGHQKKILSSIQDMRLQMNQTLPVQV